The Piliocolobus tephrosceles isolate RC106 chromosome 16, ASM277652v3, whole genome shotgun sequence DNA window TCCATCTGTCCCTGTGTATGTCCTGGAGTcactccttcctcagcccccaggGCAGGAGCTCTGCGGGGGATCAGGCAAATAAAAACCAGAGGACTGAGGGCAGCCTTGTATgtggggggctggggaagggcccCGTCCTGAGGTCTGAAGTAGTGTCAGTGGCTGGCCTGTGACCAAGGTCAGGCAGCACTAGCATGTGCCCTGTGGGGACAGGCAGGCCAGCACTCAGGGAGTGGGTAGCTTCTGTGTTAAGTGCCCAAAATATTAGGTCTGCCCAGGGCAGGCCCAAGACATGCAAGTGCCCTGCAACGAACTCGCTCAATCCCAGGCTGAGGAAGCCGAGCACGAGCGGGGCAGGATGGAGGCACACCCTGGTGGGGCCAGTGCCCTGTGCTGGCCTCAGCAATGGTGCTTTAGCCCAAAGTTGCAGACCCCTCTTAGGCCAGAGCCTGGCAGTTAAGCAGGCCTCACTCCTCTGCTGTCACTTATGTGTGCCCTTAAGGAAAGGTGTTaccatcccccccccccctttttttgagatggagcctcgctctgttgccaggctggaatgcagtggcgctatttcggctcactgcaaactccacttcccgggttcaagggattctcctgccccagcctcccgaatagctaagacttgacaggcgcccgccaccatgcccagctaacttttgtatttttagtagagacgagggttcaccgtgttagccaggatggtcttgatctcttgcccttgtgatccgcccgccttagcctcccaaagtgctggaattacaggcatgagccaccgcgcccggcccctaccATCCCCTATTCTAACCCTAACATGGGGGTGGTCCCCAAAGGGACCTCACCACCAGGATGTCTACTTGTGGTCCCTCACACTCTAGGTCCTCACCCCAACTGACTCTCACCAAGCTGGAGAGGTCCTCTTTATGGGTGCCACCCGGGTACCCAAACCAGCACCCCAGCCACCCCAGGCCCCAAAGGGACAGGCATCACGCAGAAGTTCATCATCTTTACACTAAAGGAATTAACAGGGGTCAGGGAGACTATGCCAGGCTGAGGGTTTCTCGGTTTCCGGAGACAGGCCCAGCTACAGCAAACACAGGGCAACACGAAGGGGCAGCTGAAGATTTGGTCTTGAACTTGGGGGGTGGGAAAGTGATGATCCCCACGATTGGAGCAGCAGGAAGAAGTTGCATCTGAGGAAGGGCTGGGCCGCCCAGAGGCACAGCCCTGCCCTGGAGCTTGTCGCCGGCAGGGAAGGGAAACAAGCCCCCTCCCTCAGTGCTGAGAAAAAGGCACTTGGCTGGGTAtcctcctgccctctccccatCCATGGGAGAGACGGGGTCCTTGCCTCCATGCCCCTTTCAGCTGCCCAGAAGCCGGTCCTGGTTCAGCCTCTGGAAGAAGCTTTTGCCGAACTCGTAGGTGCTGATCATGATGGCGCAGGAGGGGGCAGCCTTGATGATCCGAGGAAGGAAGCCTGCAATGGAAAGGAGGCCTGGGTCAGGGGTCAGGATCGcaggccccaccctgcccccaaccccgACACCCACACACTGACCTGCAAAGAGTCCCTTGGTGCCAGACTCGGCGCGGATCCTTCGCAGCAGCAGCCAGGTGGAGCCCACATGCAGGGGATTCACTGCAAACGCGACGCCGGCTCAGTGAGGCCCCATTCAGGACCCCGCCTGTCCCCTGCCACACCTGTCTGGGCCCTCACCTCTCACAGCCTCCATCGCTCCCAGCGCGACCTGGCGTTGGGTCTTCACCACATCAAAGGGTAGAGTCAGCACTGCAGCCAcctggtggggagggcagggagagggcTCAGCTCCACTGCCAGGACCCCCAGCCCTACCTCCCAGATGGCTCTTGTGGCTGGGAGGGACAAAGGCCTCATGGGGTCTGCTTCTGGGCATCTCCAAAAACCCTCAGGCCCCCCCCAGGGAGCCCTCCACTGGCCTCACCTCCAGCCCAGACCACTCACCGTCCCTGAGATGCCACCAGCCACAAAGCTCATGCCCACAGAAGTCTGGTCCTTCGGCCTGAGTCCATTCAGCCAGCTCTTCACCAGCTCATAGTTGAACCAGTACAGGGCTTGGGGTGGGGGATGTACTGATTAGAGATGAGGAGGGCAAGGAGGTAGTCCCAGACCTTCCATCTTTCACTGCCACCACTCCCTCCCAGCTGTGAGTCTTGTCTGCTACATTGCAGGCTCGGAAGCAGGCTCTCTATAGGAATTAATCTCCTGACAGCCTGGGCAAATACTCTACCTGCTaggcccatttcacagatgagaaacccATGGCTCAGAAAAGCTAAGTAACTTCACGGTTACTAGTCACAAAGCTGGGACTTGGCCGTAGACCCTTTGTGTATCACCTCAAGGTTCCCTCATCCACCCCCTACAGCCTGCGTGCCTACCTGAGAAGGGCACATCTCGAAGGGCAGTGGGGCCCCAGCCCAGCCACAGTGAGCGCCAGCCACCCTGAGCCACCGCAGCTCGAACACAGGCACCCAGCTCCCGGTACGACACATGCCGAGCCTGCAGCTTTGTCCGCATAAGCTCCAGGGGGCTGACCACAGTCACGGTGCCCACTGTGCGGGGATTGGGGGTGACAGTGTGGAGAAGTCAGGTCACAGGTCTTACATGGCACCACGTAACTGCTGCCCCAGGTCTGGGGACCTAGAACATCCCCCGCACCCCCAAGCTGGCAGAGGTtggggctgggagctgggactGACTGAGCTTGGGCAGAGGTGGGGACAGAGGGAGGTCAACTGCCCAAGACTATGCTCACAGCGGGCCAGAGCGCCAGCCACCATGGGTGCGTAGAGGTCAGAGGTCAGGGCTCGACCACATAGGAAGGCCTTGAGTTGGTCGTAGGCAGTGAAGTAGATGGCGGTAGCTGGCACAGTCATCACCCTGGAGATACGGAGAGAGGTCAGCTGGGACTCCCAAAAGGACCCAAACTTTTAAAGCATCACCTGCCCCACCTAGCCATTCAACAGGGCGCAAGGGGTCAGGAGGTACCAGAGAAGAGGGGTGCAGGACCCGGCTACTCACAGGGTGGCGGGGAGGCCGCTCCAGAGGGTCCTGGTGCCCTCATGCCTCACGATCTTCACGAAGGCGTCCTGGCCAAGCCGACACCAGCCCAGGGGAAGAGAAGGGACACAAGTGAGGTCTGTGATGGGGCTGGCCTAGGCTGGGCCTTTGCCTGATGCCCTCAGCCTCTGCCCATAGCCCTCAAGCCTCCCTGCGTCTACACGTGCAATACCCCAGTTGGGTCCAGGTGGACACCTGGTCACCCTTCAAAAACCTcatggaggccaggcacggtggctcacacctgtaatcccagccagcactttgggaggccaaatcgGATAaatcacttgaggcaggagttcaagaccagcctggccaacatggcaaaaccccatctctactaaaaatacaaaaattagcggcaggtggtggtgcatgcctgtaatcccagctatttgggaggctgaggcagaaggatcacttgaacccaagaggcggagattgcagtgaactgagatcacgccaccgcactccagcctgggtgacagagcgagacctccatctaaaaagaaaacaaacacctcATGGAGGGACTGCCTTCTCCGGAAGCACTTTCTGACTGAACTGGCTACCTCTGTGTGCCTTGCCCAACCCCTGCTTTCCTGGGTCTGCTGCCCAGCCAGACCCAACTCCTCACGGACACCGGCGAATCCCTATGGACCCAGCTGCTCCTCACCATGGTGCCAGTGAAGCGGGTAGGGTCTTGAAACCAGGTGGCACAGCGGGCACCATTTGGGCACAGGTACAGGGGCTCCAGGACACCATTGCAGTACAGGAGGCACTTCCCTGTGGATTGGAGAGAGGAGGGCACTGGGGAAAGGCAAGGGACGTTATAATGACAGGACCCTAGAACCTTGCAGGGAGGCAGTGGGCCCCTATCCCTGGAAGGCCAGTAAAGGCCAGGTCCCTGTGTGGATGTTCTGGTGCAGGTCATGGGACTGGCTGGCGGAACCTGGGAATGTACACTAGTCCATGGCTGTGGAGTCCACTGGTGCCCTGGGGACAGGGACAAGGACTCTCTCCCCCTTGCACCCTCCCAGGCTCCCTGTGGCTTGGGGCACTCACATTTGGTATAGGAGAGGCTCCACAATCTGGAGGAAGGCGTCAGCTCTAAAATACAAGGCAGCCCCTCAAGTCAGGAGAGCCCCCACCCGCCCCAGGGACCCCATCTCTGGaaggtctttttattttattttttgagatacagtcttgctctgtcgcccaccctggagcatagtggcacaatctcagctcactgcaacttccacctcccgggttcaagcgattctcctgccttagcctcccgagtggctgggactacaggcgcccgccaccaagcccggctaatttttgtagttttagtagtgagggggtttcaccatgttggccaggctggtcttgaaatcctgacctcaggtgatccacctgcctcagcctcccaaaacgctgggattacaggtgtgagaaacCACGGCTGGCCTCTGGGAGATCTTTCTTTTGCCCAGGCACCGCCCCTCACTAGCTCCAGGTCAGGTACTCACCGCTGGCCATGGAGGGCCGCTGAGACTGCAGGCGAACCTTCACCACGTCCAGGGGTGTCACTGGGGGAGGAAGTGGGTCTGAGGGCTCCTTTCAGGACCCCACCCCTAGGACCCCTCCCCCAGGACCACATAGCCTCCAATCTCTGGTCTGCCCCATCCCCACCTGCCCCTACCCCACCTCCCAAGGTCTTACTGAAGAGGGAGGTGACCACAGCCCCAGCGCCTGAGGCCACCATTTGCTGGAGGGGGCTGATACCCCCAGGGTCTTGGTCAGCCATCTTGAAGCTTCAGTCCTGAAAACCAAACCTCAAATGGAGCAAAACTCCAGGGATGGCAGGAAAGAAGGCAGGGCCACTGTGagactttttctttgagacggagtctcgctctgcacactgtcgccaggctggagtgcagtggcaccacctcagctcactgcaacctccacacccACCTCCCACCAACCCCCGTTCATGctattctctcgcctcagcctccgaagtagctggaactacaagctcGCACCACcccgcctagctaatttttgtatttttagtggagacggggtttcaccatgttggccaagatggtctcaatcttctgacctcgtgatccgcccgcctaggcctcccaaagcactggaattacaggcgtgagccaccgcgcccggcccactatGAGACTTTAACCTGACCCTCACCCACCGCCCTCGAAACATCGGTTGCCTCAACAACCCTGGCAATGACCTCTAAAGCAGGGACTGTCCACCCCCCTCCGCCGGGGAAAACTAAGGCTTGGGGAGACGAGGTGGCCAGCCCAAGGTCACTCAGGAGTGGCTCCGAAGGAAGCTGGGGTGCCAGACCTATCTCTCGGTTGCAATAGGGGCCAGGGCCGTTCCCTCGTCTACCTCGCACGTGTCCACTGCGCACCTCCTACGTGCAGGCGCGGATTTGGCCCTCGTGGCCCCAAAATCAGAGTACTTGTGTTGCCCCCGCAGCCCCCACTCCAGCACCAAGGCCCCGGGCGGACACCTGAGAGCCCAAGTTACCCGGCGTGGAGGAACGGCCGGGCACCGAGGGTGACGCGTAAGCAGATCTAGTGACCACGAAGGGCCCGTCGCCTCCTCGGGACTGCGGGCTGGGATGCCCGGCCCTCCCCGCACGGCCGGACGGGCCCGACCCGAGGCCCGTAGAGAAAGAGCAGTCTCTGGCATCCGCCCCAAAATACAGGCCCGGGGCGCAGCCGAGAGAGCGGGAAGTAGGAACGTAGAGCCAGGACCTCTCCCCGACGCTAGGCGACACTCCCGGCACCGGAGCGCGCAGAGCCGCCAAGTGAGGAGAACCACGCCAGCCCGACGGCCCCAGCACCAGCCCTGGTTCGCACGGCCGCCCGGAGACCCCCGCTTCCATCTCCgtccccagccctggcccagcACCGCCTACCTGGATCTAGGCTGGTGCTCGCGCGGCTCGGAGCCCAGGGCCGGGCGGGCCCATACCGGCTCCGCCGCCAGTGCGGGGTCCGCGCGCCCTCGCGTAGCACCCAGGCCAACGCCGAAAGAAGCCAAGTGGGCCCCGCCCCCACACCGCTGCGCGAGGCCCCGCCCGCCGCGGGCCGACCATCCGCAAGCCCGGAGTGTCTCCGGCTCCGCCCACTCGCGTCTCCGCTGTGACCTGCGGCGGTCCCGCCTTCTTGCCGTGGCCGCGCGGGCAGGTTCCAAGCCTGTCTAGCGCTAAGATCTGCAGGCCAACGTCGCGATCTCCACGTCGCGCTAAAACCTGGCAGCAGCAGGCACTTCCAGCATCTTTTTTTAGACAGCATCTTTTtcagcctcgctctgtcgcccaggctggagggcagtggcgcaatctaggttcactgcagccttgacctcccaagctcaagtgattctcccgcctcagcctcccgagtagctgggaccacaagggcgcgccgccacgcctggcttatttgttatttttatttttgtctccctaggttgcccaggctagtctggaactcctgggctcaagcgatccgcccacctcggtctccgaaagtgctgggattccaggcgtgagccgccgcgccgtCCTTAACAGCGTATTTGCACCAGCCCCGCCCCGGCCGCGCGCGGCTCTGGGAGCCCCAGCGCCTTCCGGACGGCGAGGGTGATGCACTGGCCCCCTGCCTCGGGGTCCTCAGGAGCGTGGCGGCGGCAGTGAGAATGAGTTATTCGAGATCGCAGAGAGACCGCACAATAACGACGAAGCTACTTGCCCGGCTCCCCGCCGAGACTTGAAAACTTCGCGGCGACTTCTCTCGCCGGCCTTAGCATCGCCCCCATTTTGCAGGTTACGGAACAGGCCTGCAACTGCAAAACGCTTTGTAAACCACAGGGCCCCGCGCGGGTGTGCGCCACTGGGTGAGCCGAGCTACAGCCCGGGCCGGGCGGGCTGGCACGAGAGCAGGCCGGGGGAGCCGGGAAAGCCATGGGGAGCCACATCCCACTTCcgcgtgaccttgggcaaatcacgaCCCCGCCTAAGGCCCGGAATGACTCCTGCGCGGGAAGGGAATGCGCACTGAGGGCGGGAGGACACCGACGTTTTGCTGTTGGTTGCTCTCGTATCGTGATTTCTTCTGAGTCTCAAAGCTCTTTGCAGTAGGTTATTGTTGAAATAGATtaccccaggccgggcgcggtggctcacgcctgtaatccagcactttaggaggccgaggcggtggtgaaaccccgtctctactaaaaatacaaaattagccaggcatggtggcgggcccctgtaatcccagctactcgggaggctgaggcaggagaatcgcttgaacccgggaggcggaggttgcagtgagcccagatcgcaccactgcattccagattgggcaacagagggagactccgtctcagaaaaaaaggccgggggcgttggctcatgcctgtaatcccagccttttgggaggtcgaggcgggcggatcaccagaggtcaggagtttgagagcagcctgaccaacatggtgaaacctcgtctctactgaaaatacaaaaaattagctgggcgtggtggtttatgccggtaatcccagctactcgggagactgaggcaggagaatcgcttaaacccgggaggcggaggttgcggtgagccgggactgcgccattgcactccagcctgggcaacaagagcgaaactccgtctcaaaaagaaaaataaatagtagattaccccattttacagagagtgaAACTGAGGCTCGACGTGAAGAGCCCAAGATTCCAACCGGCCGGTGCTTTTTCCACGGCCCCCAGACTGCCTCCTCAGGAGACAGGCGGGCTTAAGTCCAGCACTGCCTTCTCCAATCCCGCTTGTCAGGGAGACACTTTATTTCCCGGGGCAACCCCGTACCCCAggccccaccaccacccaccGCGCGTTTAGAACGTTTGCGCCATCGTGCTTATTTGTCCTAACAGAGAAACCAGCACGCGGAGGCGGTGGGCTAGCCTGCGCCTTTAAGAAGGGTAGGCCTTGACTTTGACGTCATCGTCTTCCGCGCCCCCTCATTCTCCTACTGGTCGTGTTCGGCGCTGGAGCCTCGCAGTCAGCAGGCGCCTGCCGGGTTAGCACGTGGACGCCGAGGGGCCAACTATCAGCTTTCCCTGAGAAAATGCCTTTGGGCTCCGCCACAGCTCGGAAACTCCAGCTTGGGAGCAGGGGGAGTGCAATCTGTGGCCTGTAAAGGGGCCGCTGGTCAAAGGACCCGAGAGGTGTTTTTTCCATTCCCTTCCCACCTCAAGCTGAGTTCAGAAATGACACGAAATAATTTTATCAACTATCAGTCAAGGTcgagctcacgtctgtaatcccaacactttgggaggccgaggtgggcggatcacctgaggacaggagttcgagaccagcctgaccaacgtgatgaaaccccgtctctactaaaaatacaaaaattagccggccatggtggtgcgcacctgtagtctcagctaattgggaggctgaggctgcagaattgcttgagccggcgaggtcgagcctgcagtgagccaagattgcaccactgcactccagcctgagtgacacagggagactctgtctcaaaaaataataggtaggtaggtaggtaggtaggtagatagatagatagatagatagataaacaaaCTATCGGTCAAGGTGAGAAACTACTCTCCACCAACGTTCTTTACAACTTCGACGTTTTGGTTCACAGAACAGGGGAGAAAACTGACGGCTCTTGTGTGTAGTGATTTTACTCGTGTGGAGGAGAACCCAGACTTTCCCTGCACACACACTCCCGTTTTACGGATGAGAAAAGGGAGGCCCTCAAGGTCACTTAAATGAAAGAGTCAGCATTAGATCCCCCAAAGTGCCTGAGCCAGATGGGCTCCCACCCTGTCCAGTTCTCAGCCCAGATGCTCTGCTCCAGCAGCGCCCTGACCTGGCTTTCCATCTCGCCTGCCTCTTACAAGCAAGTGTCTTAAGACCTCTAAGCTTTAGTTTCCCCATTTACAAAATGAgctgatggtgatgataatgcaCCTTCCTCTAGGGATGATGTAAGGATTGAATGCATTAATAGCTGTGACGTGCTTAGAACCCCGGCCCATGGCAAGCATTCTATGATGACAACTACTGTTGCTGTTACTGTATTGTTATTAATTGCTCTCTAGAACCTGTGGCATGGAAAGTTCCCCAGATTCTGGCCCCACCTCTGCCTCTAATATGCAGTCATGGATAATAATATCTCCTTATACCCAGAACGAAGGTCACCAGCGCAAAGTAGTACAGCCAGGAATCAAACCTGGGGacctctgagcctgtttccccaACAGTACTTTGAGGGCCTTGCACTCCATTTCcggttttctttttgtgatgatCTTAGATAGGATCCTTAGAGATTTGTCAATatacctgtttcctcatctgaaaatgaagACCATATCACCTGCCCCGCCTAACGTACAGATTCTTAATATCATGTCTCTGAAAGCCACATGAAGAGTCAATAAATAGTTCTGTGAGCCCTGCCAGTGGCCCAGAGCCGTGTGGATCACAGTCCTTGCCTTCTGCAGAATGTAAATGCTTTGAAGCTTAGAGAACCATGTGGCCTCATGGGTGTGACCAAAGCAGTGGCCTTTGGAGAGGTTATCCATGGGTGATGGGACACCTCTGGACCTCGTGAAGTCTCTCCCAAGAATGACTGTGGCAGGTCAGGGTGGAGGAGGAGCCTTGACATGCTCCAGAAGTTTTGGAGGCCTGACTCGACACGCCCACCCATGAGGAGCAAGCCTGGAAGGCTGCAGAGGTGGTCACTGACCTGGCTGACTCAGGCAAGGTTTACATTGGTTACGCACCCAGTGGTCTTTCCAGAGGCAACATGTGGCCCCATGTGGCCATCTGCAGCTTCCTCGCACAGATGGAAAAGCAGAAACTCTCCCTTTTTAATTGTAAAAGGGGAGAAGAAAGTACCAGCTGCAGGGGTGGTTGTGGAGACTGAGGGACCAGTCCTCACCTGATACCCAAAGGGCCAGTTTATTACAAGGCTGAATTTGTCCAGGGCAAGCCCTGGGACAGGGGCAGTGTCCCATCCAGCTCGCACCTCCAGGGCCTAGGAAGACATCTCTGGGACTGAAGTGGGACTCAAGGGCTTCACCCATGGATGGGACCACACCAGCACCTCTGAGTCCAGGGCCAGCACTGTCTGTATCTAGAGTAGCCTCCCAAAGCAGGGCCCAGGGCTGCAGAACCTCTGAGGCCCCGCCCCCTACTGCCCAGCGGAAAAGTCCAAATCCCAGGTCCATAGCTAAATGTAGTCTGATCTTGAATGGATTCTGAGGATGGAAAGGAGTAGGGGAATGATGGAGGACTTCATTGgaacaaatggagaaaatggaataagGTCTGGATGAtagatattacttttttttttttttttttgagatgaagtcttgctctgcaccgccatgcccagctaattttttttctttttagtagagaccaggtttcccatgttggccaggctggtctcaaattcctgacctcaggtgatccacccaccttggcctcccaatgtgctgagatttcaggcatgagccaccatgcctggcctcctgggttcaagcaactctcctgtctcagcttcctgagtagctgggattacgggtatcaccaccatgcccggctaatgtttgtactttcagtagagatgggatttcacaatgtaggccaggctgatctcgaactactgacttcagacttcaggtgatccacccaacttggcctcccaaagtgctgaaattgtaggcgtgaaccacagcacctggccaatattACTTTATCAGTGTTAAAATTTCTGGAGTGTGATAACAATACTGTGATTTTGTAGGAGAATGCCCTGTTCTTAGGAAACACATACTGTAGTGTTTAGGGATGAACAAAGTGTTATGATGTCTGTAACTTAGTCTTAAATGGCTCAgcaaaaaaagaagccaggcctggtagctcacgtctgtaagggaggctgaggcaggagggtcgcttgagcccaggagtttgagaccagcctgggcaacatagggagaccctgtctcttacaaaaaaaaaaaaaaaaaatagctgggtgtggtgttgtgcacctgtagtctcagctacttgggaggctgaggtgggaggattgcttgagcccatgaggtggaggctacagtgagcagtgatcctgccactgcactccaacctgggtgacagagcaagatcttatctcaaaaaacaaacaacaaaaaaagccagtGTAGAAAAATGttagccctgtctctactaaaaatacaaaaattagccaggcgtggttgcgggtgcctataatcccagctactccggaggctgaggcaggagaatcgcttgaacccaggaggtggaggtcgcagtgagctgagatcacaccactgcactccagcctgggtgacagagagactccatctcaaaaaaaaaaaagaatatatatatatgtgtatgtgtatgtgtgtgcgtgtatatatgtgtatttgtatgtatgtgtgtgtgtgtatatataaataatagctGGGATCAGACCAATTTGGGAAAGTCCTCCCTGTCTCCCCCTGCCTCTGTGGCCTGAGAAGGTGGCCTGAAAGTGTCTGGACACCCAAGGCTTTATTGGGGGGCTCTGGGTGTGGTCTGAGGAGGTGGGCCCCTAGAGGGAGAGGGTCCTGGCTAAGACTTTCCAGAATGTCCCCCAGCCTGGGTCCCAGAGCTCTGCTCTGCTGGGGGAGCATGGATTAATATGGAAGGTAGTTTTAGCCATAGCTACGAAAATTCTAAACGCCCAAACCCTTGAC harbors:
- the SLC25A39 gene encoding solute carrier family 25 member 39 isoform X8, with the protein product MADQDPGGISPLQQMVASGAGAVVTSLFMTPLDVVKVRLQSQRPSMASGKCLLYCNGVLEPLYLCPNGARCATWFQDPTRFTGTMDAFVKIVRHEGTRTLWSGLPATLVMTVPATAIYFTAYDQLKAFLCGRALTSDLYAPMVAGALARLGTVTVVSPLELMRTKLQARHVSYRELGACVRAAVAQGGWRSLWLGWGPTALRDVPFSALYWFNYELVKSWLNGLRPKDQTSVGMSFVAGGISGTVAAVLTLPFDVVKTQRQVALGAMEAVRVNPLHVGSTWLLLRRIRAESGTKGLFAGFLPRIIKAAPSCAIMISTYEFGKSFFQRLNQDRLLGS
- the SLC25A39 gene encoding solute carrier family 25 member 39 isoform X9, giving the protein MVSWSPCTCAQMVPAVPPGFKTLPASLAPWVMTVPATAIYFTAYDQLKAFLCGRALTSDLYAPMVAGALARLGTVTVVSPLELMRTKLQARHVSYRELGACVRAAVAQGGWRSLWLGWGPTALRDVPFSALYWFNYELVKSWLNGLRPKDQTSVGMSFVAGGISGTVAAVLTLPFDVVKTQRQVALGAMEAVRVNPLHVGSTWLLLRRIRAESGTKGLFAGFLPRIIKAAPSCAIMISTYEFGKSFFQRLNQDRLLGS
- the SLC25A39 gene encoding solute carrier family 25 member 39 isoform X4; protein product: MLSKKRCWKCLLLPGFSATWRSRRWPADLSARQAWNLPARPRQEGGTAAGHSGDASGRSRRHSGLADGRPAAGGASRSGVGAGPTWLLSALAWVLREGARTPHWRRSRYGPARPWAPSRASTSLDPVTPLDVVKVRLQSQRPSMASGKCLLYCNGVLEPLYLCPNGARCATWFQDPTRFTGTMDAFVKIVRHEGTRTLWSGLPATLVMTVPATAIYFTAYDQLKAFLCGRALTSDLYAPMVAGALARLGTVTVVSPLELMRTKLQARHVSYRELGACVRAAVAQGGWRSLWLGWGPTALRDVPFSALYWFNYELVKSWLNGLRPKDQTSVGMSFVAGGISGTVAAVLTLPFDVVKTQRQVALGAMEAVRVNPLHVGSTWLLLRRIRAESGTKGLFAGFLPRIIKAAPSCAIMISTYEFGKSFFQRLNQDRLLGS
- the SLC25A39 gene encoding solute carrier family 25 member 39 isoform X2, yielding MLSKKRCWKCLLLPGFSATWRSRRWPADLSARQAWNLPARPRQEGGTAAGHSGDASGRSRRHSGLADGRPAAGGASRSGVGAGPTWLLSALAWVLREGARTPHWRRSRYGPARPWAPSRASTSLDPVTPLDVVKVRLQSQRPSMASELTPSSRLWSLSYTKWKCLLYCNGVLEPLYLCPNGARCATWFQDPTRFTGTMDAFVKIVRHEGTRTLWSGLPATLVMTVPATAIYFTAYDQLKAFLCGRALTSDLYAPMVAGALARLGTVTVVSPLELMRTKLQARHVSYRELGACVRAAVAQGGWRSLWLGWGPTALRDVPFSALYWFNYELVKSWLNGLRPKDQTSVGMSFVAGGISGTVAAVLTLPFDVVKTQRQVALGAMEAVRVNPLHVGSTWLLLRRIRAESGTKGLFAGFLPRIIKAAPSCAIMISTYEFGKSFFQRLNQDRLLGS
- the SLC25A39 gene encoding solute carrier family 25 member 39 isoform X5; the encoded protein is MADQDPGGISPLQQMVASGAGAVVTSLFMTPLDVVKVRLQSQRPSMASELTPSSRLWSLSYTKLPSSLQSTGKCLLYCNGVLEPLYLCPNGARCATWFQDPTRFTGTMDAFVKIVRHEGTRTLWSGLPATLVMTVPATAIYFTAYDQLKAFLCGRALTSDLYAPMVAGALARLGTVTVVSPLELMRTKLQARHVSYRELGACVRAAVAQGGWRSLWLGWGPTALRDVPFSALYWFNYELVKSWLNGLRPKDQTSVGMSFVAGGISGTVAAVLTLPFDVVKTQRQVALGAMEAVRVNPLHVGSTWLLLRRIRAESGTKGLFAGFLPRIIKAAPSCAIMISTYEFGKSFFQRLNQDRLLGS
- the SLC25A39 gene encoding solute carrier family 25 member 39 isoform X7: MADQDPGGISPLQQMVASGAGAVVTSLFMTPLDVVKVRLQSQRPSMASVPSSLQSTGKCLLYCNGVLEPLYLCPNGARCATWFQDPTRFTGTMDAFVKIVRHEGTRTLWSGLPATLVMTVPATAIYFTAYDQLKAFLCGRALTSDLYAPMVAGALARLGTVTVVSPLELMRTKLQARHVSYRELGACVRAAVAQGGWRSLWLGWGPTALRDVPFSALYWFNYELVKSWLNGLRPKDQTSVGMSFVAGGISGTVAAVLTLPFDVVKTQRQVALGAMEAVRVNPLHVGSTWLLLRRIRAESGTKGLFAGFLPRIIKAAPSCAIMISTYEFGKSFFQRLNQDRLLGS
- the SLC25A39 gene encoding solute carrier family 25 member 39 isoform X1; amino-acid sequence: MLSKKRCWKCLLLPGFSATWRSRRWPADLSARQAWNLPARPRQEGGTAAGHSGDASGRSRRHSGLADGRPAAGGASRSGVGAGPTWLLSALAWVLREGARTPHWRRSRYGPARPWAPSRASTSLDPVTPLDVVKVRLQSQRPSMASELTPSSRLWSLSYTKLPSSLQSTGKCLLYCNGVLEPLYLCPNGARCATWFQDPTRFTGTMDAFVKIVRHEGTRTLWSGLPATLVMTVPATAIYFTAYDQLKAFLCGRALTSDLYAPMVAGALARLGTVTVVSPLELMRTKLQARHVSYRELGACVRAAVAQGGWRSLWLGWGPTALRDVPFSALYWFNYELVKSWLNGLRPKDQTSVGMSFVAGGISGTVAAVLTLPFDVVKTQRQVALGAMEAVRVNPLHVGSTWLLLRRIRAESGTKGLFAGFLPRIIKAAPSCAIMISTYEFGKSFFQRLNQDRLLGS
- the SLC25A39 gene encoding solute carrier family 25 member 39 isoform X6, with the protein product MADQDPGGISPLQQMVASGAGAVVTSLFMTPLDVVKVRLQSQRPSMASELTPSSRLWSLSYTKWKCLLYCNGVLEPLYLCPNGARCATWFQDPTRFTGTMDAFVKIVRHEGTRTLWSGLPATLVMTVPATAIYFTAYDQLKAFLCGRALTSDLYAPMVAGALARLGTVTVVSPLELMRTKLQARHVSYRELGACVRAAVAQGGWRSLWLGWGPTALRDVPFSALYWFNYELVKSWLNGLRPKDQTSVGMSFVAGGISGTVAAVLTLPFDVVKTQRQVALGAMEAVRVNPLHVGSTWLLLRRIRAESGTKGLFAGFLPRIIKAAPSCAIMISTYEFGKSFFQRLNQDRLLGS